The genomic interval AAACAGATTTTCAAATATTTCTGTTGGCATAGCCAACTTATTAAATTTTCTATCGTGGCTATCGTCAAACAAACCACCATTTAAGTATGGAAAACGAAGTGTGTTTGTTTCTTTTTCTGATGCTGTATTGTTTAAGGTTTTAAAAAATAAAGGAACAAGCTCCTGCGAATAAAAATCATCTTTGTGTTTGGAATTTTTGAATAAGTCAAACAAATAATCCTGATTGCCTTCCCCCCATTTTTTGCCTTGTCCTACTGCCAACCAACCTTTCTTTTGAATGAAATATAAAAACACAATACGCCCCATCATTCGTTTGCAAAAATCACGGGCTTGCTTTTCATCATTACCAAATAAATTTCTTAACTGAAAATTTGCAGGGTGTATTACTGTTTCAACAAACTTGTTGCCTTTTTTAACATACCGTTTACCAGTAATAAACTCTACAAAATCCTCATAAGATTTTTTATACTCGTTGAAAAAATCTTTACTTAATTTTTCTACAGAGAATGCCTCTTCAAAATCATTTAAAGTAAGGAATTGAAATATATTGCCTTGTTGCTTTTGAATGAGCTTGTCAAAGCGAATGGCTGCTGTAAGTGCCTTTTCGTTTTTACCAAATAAGTAAGTATAACGCTTGGGTGCTGTTTCTTTATCTTCAATGGTATCTGTTTCTTTGTTCTTTACTTTACGCTTGCTGATATAACTAAAACGCCATTTATCGCCTTGCACAAAAACCACCATTGCACCTGCTACCTGTTGCGTTATGCTTTTAATCAGATTTCTTAATCCTACACGGTTTCGGGTAAGTTTTACATTATCATTTAACTGTACTTCAAAGATGCCTATTTTGGTATATTCGTTTACTTCGTAATTGCCCAGTGAGTAACATTTTTTACTAATGGTTTTATCCATTAACTCTATACTGTGGGCATCGCCAAATAATTTGCCATTGGTAAAATGGCTTTGTAAAAATACTTTCCACTCCTTCTGATTATAAGGACTTTCAAGCAATTGTCGTATTTCTGTTATTGTCATTGTTAGTTCCTATTATTAAACAAAAGTTTCTGAAATAATTATTTTCGGTTCTAATGGCGTAGCATCTTTTTTTACTGTACGCTTTATTTTAGAAGTGTATTTTTTTGATAATGCAATAAGCTCTAATTCCAACTTGTTTGCATTGGGTTCATTACGCAGCTTGTAAACCTCGTTTGTAAGGTTGGCATACGTACCGTTTTTAAGCAATGGCAATAAATTAATTGCAGCTTGCTTGCTTTCCTCTGTGCTTAATGTATCGGATAACCAATTGCTTAATCTAACTACAGATGTTTGCGTTCTTACATCGCTTGTATCATCTTTACCGCCTACCATTTCAGGGGTTGTTATATCTTTTTCAAACTGGTTTAGAATATGATTGATTTGCTTGTAATGGATTTCGGGAATTGGTAAAATGCCCTCTTCCGTTTTCTTGGCTTCAAATGCTTTTACAGCTTTTTCAAAAGGCAAAGGGTAAGACTTATTTTGAGTATGCAGGTAAATGTTTTTGTAATCACCATTTTTTACAAATGCAATACTTTGTTCATTTCCACCTCCATCACGAATACAGCGAATTTTTAAAGGCATTTTTTTAATAGCAGTAAAATGTTCTTCGTTTTGTTCTTTGAACTTGCGAAGCCATTCTAAATACTCTGTCCTTATATCCTTATCCTCTTCTTTTTCCTCAAACATTCGGAACTGGTCTATTATTTCATCCAGTGTATAAATCTTATTGTCCTCTCCAAAAGTGCTGTGGCTACTTTGCAGTTTTGCTAATGATTTTTGTCTTAAATTAATTCTATCATCGCCTTGCTCTGAAGGGTAGAAATTATAATTGTAAATAGAATGTGCTTTTGAACCAATTCGATTGATACGCCCTAAACGCTGAATTAATTTAGTAGGGTTCCAGGGTGTATCATAGTTTACAATTACATTAGCCCTGTGCAGGTTGATACCTTCTGCCAATACATCGGTAGTGAGTATTATATCAAAGTCGTGTTTGAAATTTCCTTCATAGTTGGCATCAAAGTTTTCACGTATGGTTTCAAACTCTTTGTTTCTATTTTCGGAAGTAATGCTTAATACCTTGTAATTGGTTTCTTTTTTGAGCCTATCAGTAAGGTAATTTAGGGTATCGGCACTTTCTGTAAATATTACCAGTTTGCCCAATTCATTTTTAGTGCTGTCAAAATATTCTGTTTTAAACAAGTCAATAAACACATTCCATTTAGGGTCGTTGTGGTCTTCAATGGCTTGCCATTTTTCGTTTAAAATAGAAAGATGCTCATAGTCTTTTTTCAGCCCTTCAATAAATCCCTTTTTGAAATCTGTTTGTTTGAACTTTTTGTTCTTGGGCTTATCGTCATCAATTTTGAATATTTCAATTTCAATTTCTTCATCTGTATAACCCTTATTCAACAAGTCGGTAATATCCAAATCTGGTGCAATAAAAACATTATCCCTTTCATACATTTCTATCATTTGCAAGGTTGAAGAAGTAATCTTGCTTAGTGATTTTTTAAAGGCATAAAAGCTGCTTTCCAGCCTCTTAATTAACTGGGTTTGCATAATGAATGCTAATGACCTTGAAATGGTTTGTGCATTCTGATAAGTACCGGCATTGGCTTCATCCGTTAAATAGGCAATAGCTTGATAGCGGAAAAAATCAACTCGGTTTTTATCAATAATAGCGTTGGCTGTATCAATAAATAATTCTGCCAACTGGTGTGATAACTGATATTGATTTGCAAAAGGATCAGCAACTTTTGGAAATATAATGCCCTGTTCTATTAAGTCTTTTGCATAACGTTCATTACGCCTTAAATCTGTTCTTGTTCTGCGGATGGTAATGTCCTTTATAACTTTATCCCTTATATCCGTAAAAATTTCCTGTATAGCGTTTAAGTCTAATGGGGTTTGCTGAATGAGTGTTTTGTATCGTACAATATGAGGGTAAAAATATTTTTGCAAATTGGGTTCACTCAAACCACTATTTCTAATGTCTTGAAATAATGAAATGAGGTAATAAATATCTTCGGGTTTATTGTTTAATGGTGTTGCAGAAATTAATACTACTCTTTTTTCAAAGCCTTCAATGTTTCCTATATTTTCTCTGCCACTCTTACAAATGATTTGCAAGTTTTGAAACTGTTGGCTTCTATGGTTACGGAATTTATGGGCTTCATCCACTAATATTAAATCGTAGCGTTCTTTATCGCTGTAATTGTGGTCGCCCTCCACAATTTTATTCAAACTGCCGTTGGCAATAAAATGGCATTTCTCGTCAATTCTAAATTCTTTAAAGGTGCTTTTCCAGTTCTTTTCCAAAGTAGGCGGATATACTACCAACACTTTAGTTTTAGGACCATTATTGATAATGAATTTCTTTGCCAACAAAGCTGCCATAACTGTTTTACCAGTACCAACTACATCAGCTAAAAAGAAACCATTGTATTTAAGCAATAATTCATACCCTTGATTTACTGCATCAACTTGATAGCTTAATTTTTTAAACTTTTTCAGTGGAATATCGCTGATACTGTCGGGGTCGTACTCTATGTTTTTACCAAAAAATTCTATTAGAAACTTTACATACAACTCAAAGGGTGTAGGGGTTGCTTCTAAATACGTTTTCTTAATTAATGCCGGTGCATCTACTGGAAGTATTGGGGTGCTTTGCAACCACAATTTTTCAAACTCTGTATCTGCAAACATTACATTTTCATAATCCCTCAACTCAATATTCATTTCGTAATTATGTTCTACATCTTCTAAGCCTAAACCTTGTGCAGAAAGATTGGAAGAACCCATAATGACCATACCATTAGGGTTATGCTCATTGAAATTTGGAGAAAGGAAAATATAAAATTTAGAATGTAGCTTTTTTGAATTGTGTGCCCTTATTTCTATTCTGCCCGAAGCAATATCATCTATCAATTGTAAAATACCTTCT from Saprospiraceae bacterium carries:
- a CDS encoding DEAD/DEAH box helicase family protein, whose protein sequence is MASNFFTNQGENTLYKKFVGVFEHMQNIEYFKSVIGYFRASGYFAIRKHFPADLKVKIIAGINVDPFIALAQKQGLLFNSNAKDTKQSFIESIQDDIINAKYGKNIEEGILQLIDDIASGRIEIRAHNSKKLHSKFYIFLSPNFNEHNPNGMVIMGSSNLSAQGLGLEDVEHNYEMNIELRDYENVMFADTEFEKLWLQSTPILPVDAPALIKKTYLEATPTPFELYVKFLIEFFGKNIEYDPDSISDIPLKKFKKLSYQVDAVNQGYELLLKYNGFFLADVVGTGKTVMAALLAKKFIINNGPKTKVLVVYPPTLEKNWKSTFKEFRIDEKCHFIANGSLNKIVEGDHNYSDKERYDLILVDEAHKFRNHRSQQFQNLQIICKSGRENIGNIEGFEKRVVLISATPLNNKPEDIYYLISLFQDIRNSGLSEPNLQKYFYPHIVRYKTLIQQTPLDLNAIQEIFTDIRDKVIKDITIRRTRTDLRRNERYAKDLIEQGIIFPKVADPFANQYQLSHQLAELFIDTANAIIDKNRVDFFRYQAIAYLTDEANAGTYQNAQTISRSLAFIMQTQLIKRLESSFYAFKKSLSKITSSTLQMIEMYERDNVFIAPDLDITDLLNKGYTDEEIEIEIFKIDDDKPKNKKFKQTDFKKGFIEGLKKDYEHLSILNEKWQAIEDHNDPKWNVFIDLFKTEYFDSTKNELGKLVIFTESADTLNYLTDRLKKETNYKVLSITSENRNKEFETIRENFDANYEGNFKHDFDIILTTDVLAEGINLHRANVIVNYDTPWNPTKLIQRLGRINRIGSKAHSIYNYNFYPSEQGDDRINLRQKSLAKLQSSHSTFGEDNKIYTLDEIIDQFRMFEEKEEDKDIRTEYLEWLRKFKEQNEEHFTAIKKMPLKIRCIRDGGGNEQSIAFVKNGDYKNIYLHTQNKSYPLPFEKAVKAFEAKKTEEGILPIPEIHYKQINHILNQFEKDITTPEMVGGKDDTSDVRTQTSVVRLSNWLSDTLSTEESKQAAINLLPLLKNGTYANLTNEVYKLRNEPNANKLELELIALSKKYTSKIKRTVKKDATPLEPKIIISETFV